The following proteins are encoded in a genomic region of Bradyrhizobium sp. SK17:
- a CDS encoding globin family protein: MTEDQVKLVQQSFSKVAPISAQAAVTFYDRLFEVAPGVKAMFPADLTEQRKKLMATLAVVVNGLNDLPSVLPAASALAKRHVGYGARPEHYPVVGGALLWTLERGLGEAWTPETAAAWTAAYGTLSGYMIAEAYGSAQAAE; this comes from the coding sequence ATGACGGAAGACCAGGTCAAGCTCGTCCAGCAGTCCTTCAGCAAGGTTGCGCCGATCTCGGCGCAGGCGGCGGTCACCTTCTATGACCGCTTGTTCGAGGTCGCGCCCGGCGTGAAGGCGATGTTTCCCGCTGACCTGACCGAGCAGCGCAAGAAGCTGATGGCGACGCTCGCCGTCGTGGTCAATGGCTTGAATGATCTGCCGTCGGTGCTCCCCGCCGCGAGCGCGCTCGCCAAACGTCATGTCGGCTACGGCGCCAGGCCCGAGCACTATCCGGTGGTCGGCGGCGCATTGCTGTGGACTCTCGAGAGAGGCCTTGGCGAAGCCTGGACGCCCGAAACTGCCGCCGCGTGGACCGCGGCTTACGGCACGCTGTCCGGATACATGATTGCGGAAGCCTATGGCAGCGCGCAGGCAGCGGAATAG